The nucleotide window GCCATCGAAGAAGGTTCGGGACAACGATGGGTtagctcctcaccaacctgcgcccccccggaaggtagcacctcccagtaccagcccggcggagcccagtcccggacatggcccctctgatcaagTAGGCCTCCTCCACCGAGtggacgacgaggatgcgggataggcatcgtagacgtcgatgcgggaataattgctttaagtataaaaataacaacaaatgtgacatgttcaaaatatgacatgtccaCTTCAAAACGAATCAACCTAGAATTCTGTTAAATACACCTAAAAACAAACTAgtttctattaattttcttactaaaaataaactagttctatagtaaaattttaattagactagttctattaattcaactagttcaaccaagcacttactataaataaaaataaactagttcttacaaaaaataaactagttctattaattttcttactaattccattaaacacttactaaaaaatagtaaaaaaaaaCTACATTATACAATAGTAAAAAAACTACagtaaaaacagaaaaaaaaatagagatggagggaggaggggtgggaggagggaggaggaggagagaggaggagagggaggagggtggtGGGATcgaaggagggaggaggagggaggagaagggaaggggaggggaggggcggtgGGAGGAGGGCTGACGGCGGAggatggaggagggaggagggggcggccggaggaggagagaggaggggcggccgaaggaggagggaggggagGAGGGACGAGGGACGAGGagggatggagggagtacctaGGTGGAGGAGGAGCAGCGCGGCGGCGGCAGACGACGACGGCGGAGGACGATGGGGCATGCGAGGGGAGAGTGActgagagggagagggagggggtcGGCCGCGTGGGGACGATAAGGTagggttagtagtagcgcgggttcgAGAAAAGCGCTGGTGCTATGGagcatagcagtagcgctgggtaCGATACGCGCTGCTGCTAAGTGGGGCCAGCCATATGCGCCCAGTTCAAGTTTAGCAGAAATGCGTTGTGCTAGtacacgctactgctaaagtgatagTAGTAGCGCCGTTTTCTCACACGCGCTGCTACTAAGTTGCAGTAGCGCCTCATTTTGACCAGCGCAGTAGTGATTACATGGACATTGTGCGGGAGGAGTGGGAGAAGAAGTTCCAGGAGGCATAGGCCGatgccgcctacaaccaccaacTCCTCTAGGAGCACCTGCAGCGGACGAGTATCTCTCTGCCAGGAGAGTGAGCATGTCGGACGCACACCCGGCAGAGCAGGCGGCGCTGCCGATTTTCTACCGTTCCGCCCGCGAAATCCGCCTCGCCTGTGGCGGTACTGCTAGCGGGCGGCGAAACTGGTGGCGGCCTACTAGGAGTGCAACGAGGATGCGGGCAAGGCGGTGTTCGGTGATACCGACGACAAGGACGACATTGCTGGCTCCGCCGAGGCCGCACCTCGCCAAGACAACCACGAAGCCATCACGTCCGCGTGCGGTGccggcagcgaggaagagtagtGCACGGTAGGTCGCTGCCACTCAGGTCCCAAATAGGCCACTGCTACTCCCCTCTCATcgacgccaagcttggtgggCTCAGCATCTGTGGCCGATTAGTTGCTTGGTGGCGACGTGAAGGCAGACAACTTCACTTTCCGGGTGTCCGGAGGTGAAGCCGGAGCGCCGAGGCGGTACTAGAGAAGGCGAAACTTCAGTTTCTCGGGGCTCAGGCTAGTCATAGTGAAGATTAACTTACactagtaacatgcatatatTACTGGTCTATATTACTACCTTCATAGTAGGTATTGTCATAGGTGTGATAACATAAATGTCTTCATTTATTACTCTGTAGACTCATTTTGCATTGGGAAGCTCTATGTGATGGTAATATATTATGTTACTCTATTTGCCTCTCTTTTCATTAACTACTTGCAACATCATCATTTTTGTTTAGGTGGCATCTATATGTTACTGCCTATattactcccactatgaccatCCTCATAGCCGGAGATGAGGAATGGGTGCCGGCGATTATTTAGATTATGTATTAATTATGCCTCAAGAGCCGAATGAGCACCGCTTAGTTTATGTAAATGTAATAAAATAcgtcatgtttatatgaaatatgcCCATGTTCGCATGAATTTCATTCGGTTTGTTGCAAAAGTGTTTGAAATGTATACGGCTAAGGTTGTATGGCAGCCTCCGGCATCTGTATCCATAGACTGATCCCCCTTTCCGCAGACAGATGCGAGAGAAAATTTACGGGACGCCGTTTGGGATGCCCTTAAAGCAACATCGAAGAAGATCATTGCAACTCGACACCAGAGCTCTCACTTGTTTCTTCTTACCACATGGCATGTGTGGTAAGCAAACAAAAGATCCCAATATTGTTTCTTCTTCGATACTATCCGCATCGTCCTCCATTTCAGCCGTGGAAATTAAAGGTCGAGCCTATCCTAATTCCTAAAAGAAACGAATCAACATCACCGCGATGCAATATTTCAACTCTGCGCATCTCATTTGAAGAGCCTTTCGTTTTCCCTCTCCAAACCAACCCAGCCCGGGCCCGGCCATCAAGGACTAGACCCCACTGCTGGAGACGACATAGATGGTTGATGGTCATGGTAGCCGGCATTGGTGGACCAATCAAATGCATGTTGCAGGAGCGGCAACACTCCACGTCGTCAGCGAAGATCCGAATCCTGCCGAGCAAATCAGCGCACGCCTGTATTATTCATCCCCATCCACCTCTGCTGCTCTATAAAGAACCTCTCGGCCGCGGCCTATCGGAGCCCCGAAGGCCACTCTGACTCGCGCTCTTCCCTCTCTGTCCCTCTGGCTCCCAACCAAGAAATAGCCACGACGGCGACACGTCTAGGTAGACGGAACGGAACCGGTTGCGTGCTGTACGGAGCATGGGGCTCCTCGACCAGCTCTGGGACGAGACTGTCGCCGGCCCGCGGCCGGACCACGGCCTCGGCAGGCTCCGCAAGTACTCCTCCTTCTCGCCCTCGACCGCGGCGGCCGCGGACGTCGCGCCGGCGGTGACCCGCAGCATCACTATCGCCCGGCCGCCATCTCTCTCGGTGCCATCCGGCGAATCAAGCTCCGCGACGCCGTCCCCGGCCAGCGCGCCGGACTCCCCGTTCGCAGCAGGTGGGCCTCCTCCTCTGTTTCTTGGCCTCTCCCTGTGATTTCCATTCTTTAATTAGGATCGGTCTGTGACTCTGTGTAGTGTTGATCGACCGTGATCGCTTCTGTTGGATCGGCGATGCGTCGCTTGTCCCTCGAGCGCGATGCAGCCACAGAATCAGATCCGTGACCACTGTCCCAGTCGCAGAAATGTCGGGAAATTTGCTGTTGAACCTGAAATTCCCCTCATTAAATTGATGTTCTATCTGAATCTTTATGCTGCAGCTACCAGTAGCATACGGAAAGTGGACGGATGGAGGGCGTTCCGCCGGAAATCCAAGATGGCCAACGTCGACGTCGTCCGGGCGGAGGCGACCGTCGGGCCCAGGAGCCCCACCGTGTACGACTGGTGCGTTTAAACGTCGCCCTCGCTCTCACTCCATCCTCCTTGCACCATACCAATGATGATCCATACATAGATACTACCTACTGGATACTATGTCTGACCAATCATTCAGAAAAATAGAACATAAGAACATATGGCACGGTTCACCGTGGTAGGTGGTTCCGTTCTAACTCTGGGTCGGTGTGCTTGCAGGGTGGTGATCAGTTCATTGGACCGATGAAGCAGCACGCCCAAGGTACGAAATAATCGACCGATGCCGATGAAGCAGAGGAGCTTAGCTGGTGTGTTTGAGGCCGTGTGTTCGTCATGTCATATGCATACCTGCTGTGTAATCGTTGTGTTAATTAGATGcactttccttcttcttcttttttatgTAGTTGTGCGTCCCTTTGGGCTGCGAAAGTATGTGATGGCAGTAGCTCCGGTTGAGGCAATCGAGATGTTTTGCCTTCACGAGGCAAGGCACCTTTTGGTGTGTGTGGAGGAGATGAGCGCTGAAATGAGGATGCAATGCAAGTGTACAATCATGCTTCGTTTTCTTACTATCATTGTCCATGTACTGTAATTGAGTACCATGTGTGTCTGGAGTTAAATGCAACAAATCACCCTAAATCATACCGGCCAATGGAACAGACGCCCCCTTAGTTGGTTATAAGGGTCGGGTCTTTTGGGCCTTATGGGTGACTGCGAAAATAAGTTTCCCTCTACCCAGCTTATGGATGGCCAAACAAAAGTGCTTGAGAAAGACCAAAAAGCAATATGGATGTTTCCTCATAGTCAAAAAATATGAAATAATTTCAATTAAAAAGAACAGTTTGTAAGGTGGACATTAAAATAATATGAATACTTTTAAGAAAGGTGGACATTTTGAAAATTCATCACCATTTTTTCTGTACATTCATgaatctatatctatatctataactatatctatatctatacctactaataaaggaAGGTGCGTTTCGTCAATTTTTTCATCTGTTCACCGCCGAAAAGAATTTTTGTCAATCTGAGTTGCTACTAAATTCTAATGCCTTTATCTGCTAGAAAAACATTTTTCTTACGTGGGCCGCGCGCTGTGGCCCAGCGAAACCAGCCCACTTATTTTTCTGTCAACGCAGTTGGGAAAATTCTATTTTCTGCACTCGGCGATAAATAGTAAGAGTTTCCCACAGGGTAACCAATAATGGGTTGGCCCATATTTCTTTTTTTCCGTGTCTTCTATTTTTATTCCCCTTTCCCTATCTCTTTTTCCCTTCcaagttcatttttcttttaaaacttactccctccgtccgaaaatacttgtcatcaaaatggataaaaaataatgtatgtagaactaaaatacgtctagatacatctccttttatccattttgatgacatgtatttccggacagagggagtatttcaTAAATTAAAAATTCTCAAAAATTGTTAAGAATTAAAAAAATTGGAAAATCTTCTGAATACCAAAATTTTGTTgctattttgaaaaatattctGCATGCAAAACATTTCCTATTTTTTAAAAAACATTTCCTATTTTTTTAAAAACATTTCCTATTTTTTCTAAATTGTTCGGCATTTCTATAAATAAAATGGCAAAAAAACTCAAAATTCTAAAAATCTTCTTATTTTAGGAaattaaaaaattaaaaataatGTTCGTGTATAAAAGATCAACATTTTCTAAAAATCTTGCGAATTCTCAACAGATGTTcctattttaaaaaatgtttacaAATTCTAATAATGTTcatatttttataaaaaaattggTGTTTTCtgaaaatgtttgtgaattttaaACCCTTTCATATTTTGTTCACGTTTTTTTCGAATGTCTACATAATTAAAAAAACTATTCAggatttgaaaaaatgttcatgtgtCCTACAATATTCAGAAACTTCATACCTTAAAATCCCTTGATTGAAATGATTGAAAGGAAGAGTAAATTGAATAACTCATGGACCTTCTCTGGCGTATGATGACGTAATAAAACTCTTAAATGCCCTCGATCAATGAATGGAAAAATAGCGTATTGATTCCTTCACACGTGGCGATACCGAAAAGCTAAATGTTCCTTTTTCGCGTGCACATAGGATTTTGCTTGCACATATAGTTCTCACTGACTATAAATGCATACTATTTTatctcccgttgcaatgcacggacATATGTGCTAGTATTTTAATAAAccatgaatttttttaaaattttgtgAGCATTTTCTAAAAGAAtcaaaaagaaaaataagaaaaCAGATTTTATTTACAAAGAGTAATATAAAAATTGAATAAAAAAGTTAATCAGATATAGAATCCTACTCAGGAAATAAAACCAAGAAGAACAATTCTGTGAACTGGTGGTGGGGAACTACGAGAGGATGAAAGAATACTGGAGGAATAGGTCGATCCAAATTACAATCCCATAGATGTGTGATTTCCCGACATTTAGTCACAAGTTGCTAAGAACTTCCTATTATTTGCTTATAGTGAAGAAGAGTAGTCTTTTCATACAAACCGCACACTCTGATATCCTATGGGCCTCGCCCAATTAGCTTTCATTCGCTTAGCATTGAGGAGTTTTTTTTTCTTACTATTTTCTTGTAATGTTTTTAGGGGTCTGCTGTAATTTTCTCCAGGACACGTTATATCTACTATTTTCGTTCGTTTTCCTTCCAATAAATAGTTTTTTGTTTTATGTCTTATTTCCTCTTCTTCGggttttagaatttttttataaaaaatatttgttttttatgttttatttTTAACTAATAATTATTTTGCAAAATATTCGTGTTCATTCAAGAAATCATGGTTTTTTAAGAAGTATTGAGCTTTCTAAATTAGTAACATTCTCTaaatttgtgaatatttttaaaatttcGTGAGTACTTTTAAGTTCTTAAGGTTTTTTGAAAGTTAGAAACCTTTTACTGTTTGAAACACAACTTTCCCTAAATTTGTAAAAACAGGTAGCTGGTTTTTTCTCACCGCCTGGTGGTTCTCTTTTTTGCCGTCAGGAACGAGCGAGTGCAttgtttcttttttccttttgttAGAACATGAGGGGAGCAGCATGGGAGTGTTGTTCCGCCTGCCCGATTCCCGCCTATCCATCGCAGATGGCGATGAATAAGAGTTCCAATAGAGAAGTGACTGCGTGCTGGGCACAGGAATCACTGCCGTAGAGGAAGCTCAACGGGAGTGAGTACGTGCTGGGCAcccgaaaaagaaaaaaatatcaTATACGCGTGTTTTCTCGCGTTCGTGATCTGAGAAATTTAGGTCCCCTCGTCTTTGGCTGTCATCTTGGCGCTAGAGGTGTCGGACCTCGGATCTTGAAGACTCTATGTTCTTTGTCAACGTCTTTTTTTTGAATCGGGCATAACCCCTTTCCATTACTTTGACATAACGGAAATACAGAGTTCCGAAACTGAAGCTACCAAGGAAATTAGAAAGGGGAAAGCGAGTTCAGAGCATCCTTGGGAAACCCACTGCAAGCACCCGTCATCGAGCAGCGTACCGTGGGGCGAAAACCCAAGGACACCCAAACGCAATCTAGACCTAACCAGGAGAGTTCAACAAGCTTAAGGCTACCAAAAGGCTCACGCAGGAGCGATACCACATGCTCGCGCAGGAGCAGAAACAAGTAGTTTTAATAAAGCATGGCCAAGGACCCAAAGACGAAACAGCTCCACCGTCGTGATCCATTTACTGGCCACGCCCTTTCAATCAGTACTGCGCCCTCTCGCCTGATGCCGCACAGATCCTCATCATGTTCGAAGCGTTGGCCCTACTCCAGTCATAATACATGCCCAATAAGACATGAAGCCACATGCAGAGTAAATTGCTGCGAAAGGAGTCTGTAACTTTTTCCCCTCGAAGGTAGCCTGATTGCGACAATTCCATATTGCCCAGCAGATGGCCGCAAGCCCGAACATGTAAAACTTTTCCCCATCTGGGAGGAAGACATAGCACCAAGAGAAGTATTGCCAAATATTATTCGGGTACTTGTCCGTGCCAAGAACACACCCCACCGTCCTCCAGATTACCCTGGCCACATGACAAGTGAAAAACAGATGCGTCGACGTCTCTCTGTCCCTACAGAAAGAGCATCTGGGGTTGCCTGCCCAATGTCTTCTGCTCATGACGTCCCTAGTTAGAATAGCGTCCTGGAAAACTTGCCATAGGAATATTTGGATCTTTAGGGGGATTTTTTTTGCCAAATCCACCTATAATTACACCCTGTCATGTTTCCCTCCAGGTGATCATACACTGACTTGGTCGTAAAAAATTTCTTCTTGCCTAGGTTCCAAATAACCTGATCAGGTTCCTCGGACAACATCCAGGAGTCAACTGTAGCTTTAAGCTCATTGCATTGATCTAACAGTGGCGAATGTAGTTGTCTTCGGAAGAAATTATCCCCCACACCGGTTCTAAACTTCTCCACCGTGATTTCTTGTTTATTGCAAATGCTATGTAGCACAAGATATTTCTGATCCATAGGAAGTTCTTCATTTAAGGAATCTTTACATACCCTGGCAAGGTTGCCCGAATTCATTACCACTTTCCTACCCGCTAGGTAGTATTCCTTCACCTTCATGATAGCCTTCCACATGGGCGAGTCACTAAATTTGCTTTTGATCGAGGTCACCTTATCTTTTTTCATGTATTTTGCCCGGATCACCTCTTGCCACAACCCTTGTTGTGTTTCTAGCTTCCACCACCACTTGGTGAGCAGGCTAATGTTCTGTTTATGGAGGTCTTTCACTCCCAGGCCTCCTTTGTTTTTAGATCTACAGATTCCGGACCACTTAACCAAGTGGTATCCCTTGCGCCCCTCGTGTTCTTGCCAGAAAAAACGCTTACGATGTTTATCCAGCTTCTCAATGACCATCTTAGGAAGTAGAAACATGGACATATAAAAGTAGATGATACTAGTAAGTGAGGAGTTAACTAGGATTAATCTTCCTCCCGAGGAGGCCGCATTGCCTATCCAAGATTCACAGCATTGAAGAAATCTTTCATCAGCAAAATTCTAGTGCAGGTTACGAAGAGTAGAATAGCTGACCGACACTCCAAAATATTTCATTGGGAAATGACCAATCTAACAGTTAAACAAGTCTGCATAAAAGGCCAACGTATCATCATCCCCTCCCACACATAAGGTTTCACTTTTCAGGAAGTTTATCTTTAGTCCAGACATAAGTTCGAAGATATATAGTAACAGTTTCAGATTCACAGCTGCCTTTTTGTCATGCTCGAGGTAGATGACTGTGTCATCGGCGTATTGGAGAATGGCCACCCCATCTTTAAAAAGATCTGGTGCCAAACCCGTGATAAGATTCTCTTTTTGAGCGTTACGGGTCATCTTAGACAGTGCTTCCACAGCTAGGTTAAAAAGAAAAGGGGAGTGGGGATTGCCCTGGCGCACCCCCTTGTGGATCTGGAAATAAGGGCCTTTTTCGTTATTCAATTTGACGCTAACAGTACCAGGTTACACCAAAACCTCGGTCGCGATGACAATCTAGGAGGAATTCCATCGCGACCGAGGTTTTGGTGTAACCTGGTGCGACCGAGGTTTTGGTGTAACCTGGTCAACGTCTACTGATCATCAAAGTTTTGTGAGAATAAATTTTCTCTCGTTCTTTTGGCGGTGCCATGAGGTTAGAGAATTTTCTGTCCTCGCGGATCCGATTATTCAAATCTGATGAGTTTATGTTGTGTTAAGCTTTTT belongs to Triticum urartu cultivar G1812 chromosome 7, Tu2.1, whole genome shotgun sequence and includes:
- the LOC125522592 gene encoding dormancy-associated protein homolog 3-like, with translation MGLLDQLWDETVAGPRPDHGLGRLRKYSSFSPSTAAAADVAPAVTRSITIARPPSLSVPSGESSSATPSPASAPDSPFAAATSSIRKVDGWRAFRRKSKMANVDVVRAEATVGPRSPTVYDWVVISSLDR